One window of Verrucomicrobiota bacterium genomic DNA carries:
- the ccoS gene encoding cbb3-type cytochrome oxidase assembly protein CcoS produces MEGWSNLLIVILVLASLLFASAVYALFWAAKNGQLKDFEESAKSIFTEEEPEGENLDSFPGKDKNSEP; encoded by the coding sequence ATGGAGGGCTGGAGTAACCTTCTTATTGTTATCCTCGTTCTCGCGAGCCTTCTTTTTGCCTCGGCAGTCTACGCATTGTTTTGGGCGGCGAAGAACGGTCAGCTGAAGGATTTCGAGGAAAGCGCAAAATCCATTTTTACCGAAGAAGAGCCCGAGGGAGAAAATCTCGATTCGTTTCCGGGGAAGGATAAGAATAGCGAGCCCTAG
- a CDS encoding cytochrome c yields the protein MRYFFSIYFLTIIAVVTILGFRGDKSEKTPWMVFPDMDNQPKYKPQATNNYFANRMDDRPVVAGTVIRGQGWERKEVFSSDFQTDQFTTATALYEGKNIDGSWATDIPIEISNATMELGKQKYDIFCTVCHGAAADGKGITSKYGVLASNLQLQLYRDMAGGEIFNTITHGKNSMYAYGEKITPEERWAIVLYIRALQRSQNATIEDVPVDKRGELGL from the coding sequence ATGCGCTACTTTTTCTCCATATACTTCCTGACGATCATCGCGGTCGTTACGATTCTAGGCTTTCGGGGAGACAAGAGTGAAAAGACTCCCTGGATGGTTTTCCCGGACATGGACAACCAGCCGAAATATAAGCCGCAGGCGACGAACAATTATTTTGCGAATCGAATGGACGATCGTCCAGTGGTTGCGGGAACCGTGATTCGTGGCCAAGGCTGGGAGCGAAAGGAAGTCTTCAGCAGTGATTTCCAGACGGACCAGTTCACCACTGCGACAGCCCTTTACGAAGGAAAAAATATCGACGGATCTTGGGCGACGGACATCCCGATAGAGATCAGCAACGCAACCATGGAGTTGGGTAAGCAGAAATACGATATCTTCTGCACGGTCTGTCATGGAGCAGCCGCAGACGGGAAGGGCATCACTTCTAAGTACGGCGTTCTTGCCTCCAATCTTCAGCTACAACTCTACCGCGACATGGCAGGTGGCGAGATTTTCAACACCATTACCCATGGTAAGAACTCGATGTATGCCTACGGGGAGAAGATCACACCCGAAGAGCGTTGGGCGATCGTTCTTTACATCCGGGCACTTCAGCGTTCGCAAAACGCAACCATCGAGGATGTCCCTGTGGATAAGAGAGGAGAACTTGGGCTGTGA
- a CDS encoding DUF3341 domain-containing protein, whose product MAKSDTGVFGIAATFRTAPDVYHACEKVRDANYTRWDCYSPFPIHGIHHAMGMKRSRVPFFTLCGGVTGFMTGLAIVAYMNIDYPLIVGGKPYFSPIFPFPIFYELTILLAAFGTLGGMFLLNRLPRHHHPLFDYEPFLKTSDDTFMIVIESTDPTFNETEVRSVFEKAGGEDITVVEAKS is encoded by the coding sequence ATGGCGAAGTCTGATACAGGGGTCTTTGGGATTGCGGCCACCTTCCGGACTGCTCCGGATGTTTACCACGCCTGCGAGAAAGTTCGTGACGCGAACTACACCCGTTGGGACTGCTACAGTCCTTTTCCGATACATGGGATCCATCACGCGATGGGTATGAAGCGCTCCCGTGTGCCGTTTTTTACTCTGTGCGGAGGAGTAACCGGGTTTATGACTGGTTTGGCAATCGTCGCCTACATGAATATTGATTATCCACTGATCGTTGGTGGGAAGCCGTATTTCTCCCCGATTTTTCCGTTTCCGATTTTCTACGAGTTGACGATTCTTCTGGCGGCTTTCGGCACGCTGGGAGGTATGTTCCTGCTGAATCGCCTACCTCGGCATCATCACCCGCTCTTCGACTATGAGCCTTTCCTCAAGACCTCTGACGATACGTTTATGATCGTGATTGAGTCGACGGATCCAACTTTCAATGAAACTGAGGTTCGTTCGGTTTTCGAAAAGGCAGGCGGCGAAGACATAACCGTTGTGGAGGCGAAATCCTAG